In one Nicotiana tomentosiformis chromosome 6, ASM39032v3, whole genome shotgun sequence genomic region, the following are encoded:
- the LOC138893898 gene encoding uncharacterized protein, whose amino-acid sequence MFRLDRFTKIFPVHFSGAPFEDPQDFLDRCPEVLRNIGIVETNRVDFAAFQITDSARRCWRDYILTRPAGSSARTWNQFSHLFLEKFIHVTLREEYCMLFERLQHGSMAVTQYETRFVDLACHATILLPTERERVRRFIDGLTNTIRLQITKKPRIDNSSQTAVDIARWIELVRAHERGSVSDKRPHHFGGFSGASSGGRALPVAHGASRDHGSYGSCSEQLAFSAHSVPISAPPLQSYYSGYSDHQGQSSFQQPQQPRGCFECGGIDHIRRYCPRLARSRSQQGFRAIAPAPVAPSPTQPARGRGQAAKGGGQAIRG is encoded by the exons atgttcagattggataggtttaccaagatctttccagttcATTTCAGTGGcgcaccttttgaggacccacaagattttcTCGATCGTTGCCCCGAGGTGCTGCGAAAcataggtatagttgagaccaatagggtcgattttgctgcatttcagattaCTGATTCTGCCCGGAGATGTTGGAGAGATTATAtattgactagaccagctgggtcgtcTGCACGTACCTGGAATCAGTTTTCAcatctatttctagagaagttcattcatGTCACTCTAAGAGAGGAGTACTGCATGCTGTTCGAGCGACTTCAGCATGGTAGTATGGCCGTCACACAatatgagactcgatttgtggacctagcttgCCACGCCACCATCTtgcttcccactgagagggagagagtgaggagatttattgacgGGCTCACTAACACTATTAGGCTTCAGATTACGAAGAAGCCCAGGATTGACAATTCTTCCCAGACGGCCGTAGATATTGCTAGATGGATCGAGTTGGTTCGTGCTCATGAGAGGGGGTcggtgtcagataagaggcctcatcactTCGGTgggtttagtggtgcctcgtctggaggcaggg CTCTTCCGGTAGCCCATGGTGCTTCAAGAGATCATGGTTCTTATGGGTCTTGTTCTGAGCAGCtagcattcagtgcacattcagttcctatcagtgcaccaccactccagagttactacagtggctATTCAGACCATCAGGGTCAGTCCTCGTTTCAGCAGCCTCAGCAGCCAAGAGggtgctttgagtgtgggggaatagatcacatcaggaggtattgccctagattggcgagaaGCAGATCTCAGCAGGGTTTTCGTGCCATAGCTCCAGCACCAGTTGCTCCATCGcccactcagccagctagaggtaggggtcaggcagctaaaggtggaggtcaggccattagaggttga